The following nucleotide sequence is from Halobacillus mangrovi.
TACGCAAATGTCTAAGCGGTGGCTGTATAAATCTAAGGATGGTAAAGATATAGTCCTTGGAGTCTTGCCTTTCTTCCACGTTTACGGAATGACTTCTGTGATGAATCTTTCCGTAATGATGGGGAGTAAAATGATTCTTATGCCTAAATTTGATGCTGAAGAGGTTTTGAAGGTTATAGAGAAACAAAAACCAACGTTATTCCCAGGAGCTCCAACCATCTATATTGCTTTGCTGAACCATCCGAACTTAAATAAGTACGATTTATCTTCGATTGAAGCTTGCCTAAGCGGCTCGGCCCCTCTTCCAGTGGAAGTACAAGAGGAATTCGAGAAAGTGACGGGAGGAAAACTGGTAGAAGGATATGGTCTGACCGAAACCTCTCCTGTGACGCACTCCAATTTAGTTTGGGGGAAACGGGTGAGTGGAAGTGTGGGGATACCTTGGCCAAATACAGATGCGAAAATCGTTAAGATGGATGGGGAAGGAGAAGCCGATTTCGGAGAGATTGGTGAAATCGTTGTTAAAGGACCTCAAGTGATGAGAGGGTATTGGAATCGTCCAGAGGAAACGGCGCAAGTACTCAGTGAGGATGGCTGGTTTCGCACAGGGGATATGGGATATATGAATGAAGATGGATACTTCTTCGTAGTAGACCGTAAGAAGGATATGATCATTGCCGGAGGTTATAACATCTATCCAAGAGAAGTCGAAGAAGTGCTTTATGAACACTCCGAGATTCAGGAAGCTGTCGTAGTTGGAATTCCTGACCCTTACCGTGGAGAAACAGTCAAAGCTTTTATTGTAAAAAAACAAGGAAGCGATATAACGGAAGATGAGTTGAATGAATACTGCAGGAAGCACATGGCGGCTTTTAAAGTTCCTAGAATTTACGAATTTCGTGAAGAATTGCCTAAAACAGCCGTCGGTAAGATTCTTCGCCGCTCTCTCGTAGAGGAGGAAAAGAGAAAATTAGAAGAGTCAGAGAGTGTGTAATACGTGAAAAAAGATTATTAAAGAAAAGTTGACAGAATATTTTTTGGGATGTAATATAATAGGTGAATGACCGTTCATTCATTTTCACGATTCATAAGGCAGGAGATTTTATTGAAAAAAAACAAACCAAAGTACAAACAGATTATAGAAGCAGCGGTTGAAGTAATCGCCGAAAATGGATACCACTCCTCTCAAGTGTCTAAAATTGCAAAAAAAGCTGGAGTGGCGGATGGTACAATTTACCTTTACTTCAAAAATAAAGAAGATATTCTCGTATCCCTCTTTCAAGAAAAAATGGGGCAGTTCATTGAAAAGATTGAGCAAGAAACAACTTCCAGGCAGACAGCTGAGGAGAAGCTTCTAACGTTAATTGAAACGCATTTCACCCAGCTGGCTGCTGACCACCATTTGGCGATAGTTACTCAATTGGAGCTTCGTCAATCGAACAAAGAATTGAGGCAGAAGATCAATGAAGTTCTCAAACGATATTTGAACGTTATTGATCATATCGTCGACGAAGGTGTGGAAGAAAAGTTGTTCCGTAGTGGCATGGATCGCCGTCTCGTTCGGCAAATGATTTTCGGAACGATGGATGAGACGGTGACCAATTGGGTCATGAAAGATCAGCGCTATAACATAGTAGGCCAAGCGAAAGAAGTCCATAGCTTGATCGTTCACGGACTAGCCCATTCTGATAAGTAAAAAGGAGAGAGAGCTATTGTCAACATTAACTATGCAAGTGAAAGAACATGTCGCTGAAATTACGATTGAAAGCCCGCCGGCTAACGCTCTTTCCACTCACATCTTAAACGATTTATCTGAAGATCTGGATAGGGTGGAACAGGATCCTTCTATTAAGGCAATCTTGTTAAAAGGGGAAGGAAAATTCTTCTCTGCTGGAGCAGACATTAAAGAATTTACTTCTTTACAGGATGCTTCCGACTATAAAAGTCTCGCAAGTAAAGGGCAGCAACTGTTCAATCGTATTGAAAATTTCCATATCCCTGTAATTGCCGCTATTCATGGGGCTGCGCTTGGAGGGGGATTGGAGCTAGCGATGGCATGTCATATCCGCTACGTTGCTGAAGATGCGAAACTTGGTCTTCCAGAGCTTAATCTAGGAATTATTCCTGGCTTTGCTGGTACCCAGCGCTTGCCTCGATATGTAGGTTCAGCAAAAGCGTATGAAATGATGCTGACGGGAGTTCCGATTAGTGGTGCAGAAGCCGTAACAGCTGGTTTGGCGAACAGAAGCTATTCTTCTGAAGAGCTTTTCCAGGAGGCTGAAAAGCTGGCTCATGCCATTGCATCGAAGAGCGGCCCGACGATTCAGCATGTTATGAAGCTTGTTCCTTACACGCACACACCACAGTTCAATGAAGGAATCAATGCTGAAGCAGAAGCCTTTGGGCAAGTATTTGGCAATGAAGATGCCAAAGAAGGCATCCAGGCGTTTATCGAAAAAAGAAAACCTAATTTTAACGATCAATAGTTCAGGAGGGAATGTACATGAACATTTACGTTTTATTAAAAAGAACTTTTGACACAGAAGAGAAAATCTCAGTAAGTAATGGGAGAATTGAGGATGATGGTGCTGAGTACATCATCAACCCTTATGATGAATATGCAGTGGAAGAAGCGATTAACCTTCGCGATGAACACGGTGGTGAAGTAACAGTTGTAACCATAGGAGAAGAAGAGTCTGAGAAACAATTACGCACAGCTCTTGCCATGGGAGCTGACAAAGCTGTGTTAATCAACACAGAAGATGACCTTGAAGAAGGGGACCAGTTCACCACGGTGAAGATCTTAGAAGCTTTCTTCGAAGACCGTGATGTAGACATTATCCTGGGAGGTAATGTAGCCATTGACGAAGCAAGCGGACAAGTCGGACCAAGATTAGCAGAACGTCTGAACATTCCTTGTGTAACGACGATTACAAGCATTGAAATTGATGGAGAAAATGTTCATATCGAACGCGATGTTGAAGGAGATGTCGAAAAAGTCGATACTTCCCTTCCAGTGCTT
It contains:
- a CDS encoding TetR/AcrR family transcriptional regulator → MKKNKPKYKQIIEAAVEVIAENGYHSSQVSKIAKKAGVADGTIYLYFKNKEDILVSLFQEKMGQFIEKIEQETTSRQTAEEKLLTLIETHFTQLAADHHLAIVTQLELRQSNKELRQKINEVLKRYLNVIDHIVDEGVEEKLFRSGMDRRLVRQMIFGTMDETVTNWVMKDQRYNIVGQAKEVHSLIVHGLAHSDK
- a CDS encoding enoyl-CoA hydratase is translated as MSTLTMQVKEHVAEITIESPPANALSTHILNDLSEDLDRVEQDPSIKAILLKGEGKFFSAGADIKEFTSLQDASDYKSLASKGQQLFNRIENFHIPVIAAIHGAALGGGLELAMACHIRYVAEDAKLGLPELNLGIIPGFAGTQRLPRYVGSAKAYEMMLTGVPISGAEAVTAGLANRSYSSEELFQEAEKLAHAIASKSGPTIQHVMKLVPYTHTPQFNEGINAEAEAFGQVFGNEDAKEGIQAFIEKRKPNFNDQ
- a CDS encoding electron transfer flavoprotein subunit beta/FixA family protein, with the translated sequence MNIYVLLKRTFDTEEKISVSNGRIEDDGAEYIINPYDEYAVEEAINLRDEHGGEVTVVTIGEEESEKQLRTALAMGADKAVLINTEDDLEEGDQFTTVKILEAFFEDRDVDIILGGNVAIDEASGQVGPRLAERLNIPCVTTITSIEIDGENVHIERDVEGDVEKVDTSLPVLVTCQQGLNEPRYPSLPGIMKAKKKPLDELEIDDLDLDEDDVEPKTKTTEIFLPPEKQAGKVLEGEVDDQVKELVSLLKTEAKVL
- a CDS encoding long-chain-fatty-acid--CoA ligase encodes the protein MATFHRPWHAHYPPEVPATIEYDKHPLHYYLEDSAKKYGEKKALYFMGKELSYKEVYDQSKALASYLQDLGLEKGDRVSIMLPNCPQSVISYYAVLLIGGVVVQTNPLYMERELEYQLKDSGAKMIICLDILYPKAANVKAETSLEHIIVTGIKDYLPFPKNKIYPFIQKRQYQVLVRPEQSSDTHLWPHILDQSMGEFEPVEVDPVEDLALLQYTGGTTGFPKGVMLTHYNLVVNTQMSKRWLYKSKDGKDIVLGVLPFFHVYGMTSVMNLSVMMGSKMILMPKFDAEEVLKVIEKQKPTLFPGAPTIYIALLNHPNLNKYDLSSIEACLSGSAPLPVEVQEEFEKVTGGKLVEGYGLTETSPVTHSNLVWGKRVSGSVGIPWPNTDAKIVKMDGEGEADFGEIGEIVVKGPQVMRGYWNRPEETAQVLSEDGWFRTGDMGYMNEDGYFFVVDRKKDMIIAGGYNIYPREVEEVLYEHSEIQEAVVVGIPDPYRGETVKAFIVKKQGSDITEDELNEYCRKHMAAFKVPRIYEFREELPKTAVGKILRRSLVEEEKRKLEESESV